One Alkaliphilus sp. B6464 genomic window carries:
- a CDS encoding nucleoside-diphosphate sugar epimerase/dehydratase — MTTGVEIELSQKKKKRSKRVNLSIVHRKLILLLTDIILINISGLTALLLRFDFSIPSEFLQTYLEYWILTTFIMIITFYGFNLYQSVWRYASLDELVYVVFSSVVGSAALFFMYNFILNIKFPRSFYVLFMILSISLVGGIRFTYRAMRRIKLALFKDDLDRKRVLIIGGGKAGSIMIKEMYNNPQIHKYPVAVIDDDPQKYKRKIHGVPILGTRADINRIVEEKKIDEILIAMPAISKAQIKEIVSICSKTKCNLKTLPGVYELIDGRVDIKKIRDIQIEDLLGRDPIKVDLKEISGYLTNEVVLVTGGGGSIGSELCRQIAGFSPKKLIIFDIYENSAYEIQQELIRKHGNSLNLEVIIGSVRDKNRLEQIFKNYKPQVVFHAAAHKHVPLMESSPMEAIKNNVFGTMNVAECADKYSANRFVLISTDKAVNPTNIMGATKRIAEMIVQAIDKKSKTEFVAVRFGNVLGSNGSVIPLFRKQILEGGPVTVTDPEIIRYFMTIPEAVQLVIQAGAMAEGGEIFVLDMGDPVKIADLARDLIKLSGFEPDVDIKIEYTGLRPGEKLYEELLMAEEGLIETKHEKIFIGKPVSNDIEQLRKDIEMLKAILFKEDMELIDVVVKKLVPGYKKVS, encoded by the coding sequence ATGACGACGGGGGTAGAAATAGAATTAAGTCAGAAAAAGAAAAAAAGATCCAAGAGGGTAAATTTATCAATAGTCCATAGAAAATTAATTTTACTATTAACAGATATAATACTAATTAATATATCTGGTCTAACAGCATTATTACTTAGGTTTGATTTTTCAATTCCTAGTGAATTTTTACAAACTTATTTAGAATATTGGATTTTAACAACATTCATTATGATCATTACTTTTTATGGTTTTAATCTTTATCAAAGTGTATGGCGCTATGCTAGCTTAGATGAATTAGTTTATGTTGTTTTTTCATCAGTAGTAGGAAGCGCAGCACTTTTTTTTATGTATAATTTCATATTAAATATTAAGTTTCCAAGAAGTTTTTACGTTTTATTTATGATACTTTCCATTTCTTTAGTAGGTGGAATTAGATTTACTTATCGTGCTATGAGAAGAATAAAATTAGCATTATTTAAAGATGATTTAGATAGAAAAAGAGTATTAATAATTGGTGGCGGAAAAGCAGGATCTATAATGATTAAAGAGATGTATAATAATCCGCAAATCCACAAATATCCGGTGGCAGTAATAGATGATGATCCTCAAAAATACAAAAGAAAAATCCATGGTGTTCCTATTTTAGGCACTAGAGCAGATATAAATAGAATTGTAGAAGAAAAAAAGATAGATGAAATACTAATAGCAATGCCTGCAATAAGCAAGGCTCAGATAAAGGAAATAGTAAGTATTTGCAGTAAGACAAAATGCAATTTAAAAACTTTGCCAGGAGTTTATGAGCTTATTGATGGTAGAGTTGATATAAAGAAAATTAGAGATATTCAAATAGAAGATTTATTAGGAAGAGATCCTATAAAAGTAGACTTAAAAGAAATATCGGGCTACTTAACTAATGAAGTAGTTTTAGTTACAGGTGGTGGAGGATCAATTGGATCTGAACTTTGTAGACAAATAGCAGGTTTCTCACCTAAAAAGTTAATTATATTTGATATTTATGAAAATAGTGCTTATGAAATACAACAAGAATTAATAAGAAAACATGGGAATAGCTTAAACTTGGAAGTGATTATCGGCTCTGTCCGTGACAAAAACAGATTGGAGCAGATTTTTAAAAATTATAAACCACAAGTAGTATTTCATGCAGCAGCTCATAAGCATGTTCCATTAATGGAGAGTAGCCCTATGGAGGCTATTAAAAATAACGTATTTGGAACTATGAATGTTGCAGAATGCGCAGATAAATACAGTGCAAATCGATTTGTACTTATTTCAACAGATAAGGCAGTAAATCCAACAAACATCATGGGGGCTACTAAAAGAATAGCAGAAATGATAGTACAAGCAATAGACAAGAAAAGTAAAACAGAATTTGTAGCAGTTAGATTTGGAAATGTACTAGGAAGTAATGGTAGTGTAATTCCACTATTTAGAAAGCAAATATTAGAAGGTGGCCCTGTAACAGTAACAGATCCCGAAATTATACGATACTTTATGACGATACCAGAAGCAGTACAGTTAGTTATCCAAGCTGGAGCAATGGCAGAAGGTGGAGAAATATTTGTATTAGATATGGGAGACCCAGTAAAAATAGCAGACCTAGCAAGGGACCTAATAAAGCTATCAGGCTTTGAGCCAGATGTAGATATAAAGATAGAATATACAGGTCTAAGACCAGGAGAAAAGCTTTATGAAGAGCTTCTAATGGCGGAAGAAGGGTTAATAGAAACTAAGCATGAGAAGATATTTATTGGGAAGCCAGTATCTAATGATATAGAACAACTAAGAAAAGATATCGAGATGCTTAAAGCTATTTTATTTAAAGAAGATATGGAGCTTATTGATGTAGTGGTAAAGAAGTTAGTGCCTGGTTATAAGAAAGTTAGTTAA
- the flgG gene encoding flagellar basal-body rod protein FlgG — protein MRALWTAASGMKAQQLNMDTISNNLANVNTTSYKRQKVEFKDLLYANLRTTNLNDGQGSPVNLQVGHGVMPVATSRMFTTGNLERTDNPFDMGISGDGFFVIEDPSGNRFYTRDGNFKLSVEFDEMRLVTSDGYTVVSDFDDAIYFEEGMKDITVNESGLITAETQDGEIEEIATIALAKFINNEGLEAVGKNLYKETVASGEPIYMEEEERTSDIMQYYLETSNVQIVDEMVRLITAQRAYEINSKTIQTADEMLGMANNLRR, from the coding sequence ATGAGAGCTTTATGGACAGCCGCTTCTGGTATGAAGGCCCAACAGCTAAATATGGATACAATCTCTAACAACCTAGCTAACGTAAATACAACATCCTATAAAAGGCAAAAAGTAGAATTTAAGGATTTACTATATGCAAATCTAAGAACTACTAATTTAAACGATGGACAGGGTAGTCCTGTAAATTTACAGGTAGGTCATGGTGTAATGCCGGTTGCTACTAGTAGAATGTTTACTACGGGCAATTTAGAAAGAACAGATAATCCCTTTGATATGGGTATAAGTGGAGATGGTTTTTTTGTAATCGAAGACCCAAGTGGGAATCGTTTCTATACTAGAGATGGGAATTTTAAGCTAAGTGTAGAATTTGATGAAATGAGACTAGTAACTTCAGATGGATATACTGTAGTATCTGATTTCGATGATGCTATATATTTTGAAGAAGGCATGAAAGATATTACAGTAAACGAAAGTGGACTTATTACCGCAGAAACTCAAGATGGAGAAATTGAAGAAATTGCTACTATTGCCCTTGCCAAGTTTATTAATAACGAAGGACTCGAAGCAGTAGGAAAAAATCTATATAAGGAAACCGTGGCTTCTGGTGAGCCAATATATATGGAGGAAGAAGAAAGAACTAGTGATATTATGCAATATTATTTGGAAACCTCAAATGTACAAATAGTAGATGAGATGGTACGTTTAATTACAGCACAGAGAGCCTACGAGATTAACTCCAAAACCATACAAACAGCAGATGAAATGTTGGGTATGGCGAATAACCTAAGAAGGTAA
- a CDS encoding S-layer homology domain-containing protein encodes MKKLSALILSGIILTSGLMPSVAEASTSTNAIMNEVIDKVMEKKANGNSTYYDLMIKYKDEIDKETLGFLYDTMLTSRQKTQIEERYGNVAEELNNLSEADIAKLKRKIDAVAPDSEEQGSVGGGGSSSPVTPPKEEKTTDVEVEKPIIEVSFKDISSLWVEAQEAINFMASRGVLQGKEEGRFAPQDPITRAEFAKAIVSLLELENDTTILDESFKDVTKDKWYYEYVQIAFKYGIIEGRNSTTFAPNDLITREEMSVMISRTMKAMKESEILLPLQAKEMLQNYGDHSKVADWAELDVALVVKNKIIQGKDGEYLAPKDNATRAEAVVILKRLFDLLNN; translated from the coding sequence ATGAAAAAACTGTCAGCATTGATATTAAGTGGTATAATATTAACTTCTGGACTAATGCCATCTGTAGCAGAAGCAAGCACATCTACAAATGCTATTATGAATGAAGTAATCGACAAGGTAATGGAAAAGAAAGCAAATGGGAATTCAACATACTACGATTTAATGATTAAGTACAAGGATGAAATAGATAAAGAAACATTAGGATTTCTATATGATACAATGTTAACAAGCAGACAAAAGACTCAAATAGAAGAAAGATATGGCAATGTAGCAGAGGAGCTAAATAACTTGAGTGAAGCAGACATAGCAAAACTAAAAAGAAAAATAGATGCTGTGGCGCCAGATAGCGAAGAACAAGGCTCTGTAGGTGGTGGCGGAAGCAGTAGTCCAGTTACACCTCCAAAGGAAGAGAAAACTACGGATGTGGAAGTAGAAAAACCAATAATTGAGGTTTCTTTTAAAGACATCTCATCTTTATGGGTAGAAGCTCAGGAAGCCATTAACTTTATGGCTAGTCGTGGTGTACTTCAAGGAAAAGAAGAAGGACGATTTGCTCCACAGGACCCAATCACTAGAGCAGAATTTGCTAAGGCTATTGTATCATTACTAGAGCTTGAAAATGATACAACAATATTAGATGAAAGTTTTAAAGATGTAACAAAAGATAAGTGGTATTACGAATATGTACAAATTGCATTTAAGTATGGAATTATAGAAGGAAGAAATAGCACAACATTTGCACCAAATGATCTAATAACAAGAGAAGAAATGTCTGTAATGATATCAAGAACAATGAAGGCCATGAAAGAGTCGGAAATATTATTACCTCTACAGGCAAAGGAAATGCTACAAAACTATGGAGACCATAGCAAAGTAGCAGACTGGGCAGAACTAGATGTGGCATTAGTAGTTAAGAACAAAATAATTCAAGGGAAAGATGGAGAATATTTAGCACCTAAAGATAATGCCACACGTGCGGAGGCTGTTGTTATTTTAAAAAGGTTATTTGACCTTTTAAATAATTAA
- a CDS encoding tyrosine-protein phosphatase gives MVDLHSHILPNIDDGAKDIDEALQMGEIAVEQGISQIIATPHFIEGELASKKEKIEEAIDALNKTFEKEGMNLKILPGNEVYISPNLPKILHNKEVFTLNNGHYILIEFPMGDIPIYTEDVLYEVRLLGYKPIIAHPERYTKIMENPNRLKELIDQGNYVQINSQSITGELGEKARKTAEILLKHKMVHFIGTDAHSSRHRSPKMKKALEQIKEWIGDQAAEEIINNGELLISGQDIYIPQPLNYNPKISFLHKIRKLFTSKKRANIWIGGTK, from the coding sequence ATGGTTGATTTACATAGTCATATTTTACCTAATATAGACGATGGTGCCAAAGACATAGACGAAGCCCTGCAAATGGGTGAAATAGCTGTAGAACAAGGTATAAGTCAAATAATAGCAACGCCACACTTTATTGAAGGTGAATTAGCTTCCAAAAAAGAAAAGATTGAAGAAGCAATAGATGCATTAAATAAAACTTTTGAAAAAGAGGGTATGAATTTAAAGATATTACCAGGAAATGAAGTGTACATATCTCCAAACCTACCTAAAATATTGCATAATAAAGAAGTATTTACATTAAATAATGGCCATTATATTTTAATCGAATTTCCTATGGGAGATATCCCTATTTATACTGAGGATGTTCTTTACGAAGTAAGACTATTAGGGTATAAGCCTATAATAGCCCACCCAGAAAGATATACAAAAATAATGGAGAATCCTAACCGTTTGAAGGAGCTAATAGATCAAGGAAATTATGTACAAATAAATAGCCAAAGCATAACAGGTGAATTAGGAGAAAAGGCAAGGAAAACAGCAGAAATTTTATTAAAGCATAAAATGGTCCATTTCATAGGTACAGATGCTCACTCTTCTAGACATAGATCTCCAAAAATGAAGAAGGCTTTAGAGCAAATAAAAGAATGGATAGGAGACCAAGCTGCTGAAGAGATTATTAATAACGGAGAGCTATTAATAAGTGGCCAAGATATATATATTCCACAGCCGTTAAACTATAATCCCAAAATAAGTTTTTTGCATAAAATTAGGAAACTATTTACATCTAAAAAGAGGGCAAACATATGGATAGGAGGAACAAAATGA
- a CDS encoding flagellar hook-basal body protein yields MFRGLYTAVSSMQTNQKMLDIASNNMANVNTTGFKKDVIISETFPETLIKKINGQLPTEAVKLDGKLEVSRDGEGFQLATERGFFTVNSPMGTSYSRELKFTVDENGYLRTYSRNIQGQIDTSEGNFVLDGQGRRIQVGNNDIDINETGQLMANGAVVADLIHRPATNTIGTINSGRRFERTHINFIQGTLDETGNNLNFAINGSGFFKVGTPNGEMYTRNGSFTLSQNGQIVTSEGYPLLGQNGPITLANTDFQLGTRGQVIANGQVVDQFDMINVSNVNNLDKHGQSYYVVREGLQIEETPFEGEILQGFLEGSNINPINEMINMINIMRSYESSNRVVKAYDDILQRAANDVGKL; encoded by the coding sequence ATGTTTAGGGGACTATATACAGCTGTATCTTCAATGCAAACTAATCAAAAGATGTTGGATATCGCATCAAACAATATGGCTAATGTGAATACTACTGGATTTAAAAAAGATGTTATTATATCAGAAACATTTCCAGAGACTCTAATAAAAAAAATAAATGGACAATTACCTACAGAGGCTGTCAAACTGGATGGTAAATTAGAAGTCAGTAGGGATGGAGAAGGATTTCAATTAGCCACAGAAAGAGGATTTTTTACAGTAAACAGTCCGATGGGAACGAGCTATAGCAGGGAGCTTAAATTTACTGTAGATGAAAATGGGTATTTAAGGACTTATAGCCGCAACATTCAAGGGCAAATAGACACTTCTGAAGGAAACTTTGTTTTAGATGGACAAGGTAGAAGAATTCAGGTAGGAAATAACGATATCGATATAAATGAAACAGGGCAACTAATGGCTAATGGAGCTGTAGTGGCTGATTTAATACATAGGCCAGCAACTAATACTATTGGAACTATTAACAGTGGACGTAGATTTGAAAGAACACATATTAACTTTATACAAGGAACATTAGATGAAACAGGAAATAACTTAAATTTTGCTATAAATGGAAGTGGTTTTTTCAAAGTAGGTACTCCTAACGGGGAAATGTACACTAGAAACGGAAGCTTTACTCTAAGTCAAAATGGACAAATCGTTACATCTGAAGGCTACCCGTTACTAGGTCAAAATGGCCCTATTACACTAGCTAATACCGATTTTCAGCTTGGTACAAGAGGACAAGTTATTGCTAATGGACAAGTAGTAGATCAATTCGATATGATTAATGTTTCAAATGTTAATAATCTTGATAAGCACGGACAGTCTTACTATGTAGTAAGGGAAGGATTACAAATAGAGGAAACGCCTTTTGAAGGTGAAATACTTCAAGGTTTTTTAGAAGGATCTAATATTAATCCTATAAATGAAATGATAAATATGATAAATATAATGAGGTCCTACGAATCTAGCAATAGAGTAGTAAAGGCTTATGACGATATTCTACAAAGAGCAGCAAATGATGTAGGAAAACTATAG
- a CDS encoding CpsD/CapB family tyrosine-protein kinase, with protein MENYKLIAYTDPKSPISEAYRTLRTNIQFSSLDNPIRTIIVTSSGPGEGKTTTTINLAIAMAQSGSKVLLIDGDLRKPKLHKIFKTSNQVGLTNILVNELDYKEGVYSSHIEKLDILPAGVIPPNPSELLASNKMKQFLNNVKKDYDYIMVDTPPVAVVTDASILSTIVDGTLLVCASGQVPIEVATRAKALLENVKANIIGVVLNKIPINERNYSQYYYYSYYAEDESTTNKKRNKKRNKKKNKRVKANG; from the coding sequence ATGGAAAACTATAAATTAATAGCCTATACGGATCCAAAGTCCCCTATATCAGAGGCTTACCGTACACTTAGAACAAACATCCAATTTTCAAGTTTAGATAATCCAATAAGAACCATAATAGTTACCAGCTCTGGCCCAGGAGAAGGGAAAACTACAACTACTATTAATCTAGCTATTGCCATGGCTCAATCAGGGTCAAAGGTACTTCTAATAGATGGAGACCTAAGAAAACCAAAGCTTCATAAGATTTTTAAGACAAGTAACCAAGTAGGCTTAACTAATATCTTAGTTAATGAATTAGATTATAAAGAAGGGGTTTATTCTTCACATATAGAAAAACTAGATATATTGCCTGCAGGAGTTATTCCTCCAAATCCATCAGAGTTGTTGGCATCAAATAAGATGAAACAGTTTTTAAATAATGTAAAAAAAGACTATGACTATATAATGGTAGATACTCCTCCAGTGGCAGTAGTAACAGATGCATCTATTTTATCAACTATAGTAGATGGCACGCTACTAGTATGTGCCTCTGGACAGGTCCCTATAGAAGTAGCTACGAGAGCTAAGGCATTATTAGAAAACGTAAAAGCAAATATTATTGGAGTAGTTTTAAATAAAATTCCAATTAATGAGAGAAATTATTCTCAGTATTACTACTACAGTTATTATGCGGAGGATGAAAGTACAACTAATAAGAAAAGAAATAAGAAAAGAAATAAGAAAAAGAATAAGAGGGTAAAAGCAAATGGTTGA
- the spoIIID gene encoding sporulation transcriptional regulator SpoIIID: MKDYIEKRAIEIANYIINEGATVRQTARIFGVSKSTVHKDVTERLPKINPLMANQVKDILDANKAERHIRGGKATKMKYKSINKIR; encoded by the coding sequence GTGAAGGACTACATAGAGAAGCGAGCTATAGAGATAGCTAACTACATTATTAACGAGGGAGCTACCGTTAGGCAAACAGCTCGTATATTTGGGGTAAGCAAAAGTACAGTCCATAAAGACGTAACAGAAAGACTTCCTAAGATAAACCCTCTAATGGCTAATCAAGTAAAAGATATACTTGATGCTAATAAGGCAGAAAGACACATAAGAGGCGGCAAAGCTACGAAGATGAAATATAAATCAATAAACAAGATAAGATAA
- a CDS encoding YveK family protein: protein MELREQEMELDLREYIYMIKKRLWFIILITILAITSSGMVSFFVLDPIYQATTTVMVGKPVSYAEGSQLQIQDLNLNQRLARTYGEIVQSRVVSEEVIFQLGLDITPGQLKEKTSVNLVKDTEFITISVTDTNPEKAANIANNLAEVFKKQVMDMMRVDNVQVLDDAVVPTSPIKPNKIMNMAIAGVLGMMVSLFIVFLLEYMDNTIKSPEDISRHLGLNVIGTIPMMEDEQ, encoded by the coding sequence ATGGAGTTAAGAGAGCAAGAAATGGAGTTAGATCTGAGAGAATATATATATATGATCAAAAAACGATTATGGTTCATTATACTTATAACGATATTGGCAATAACTTCAAGTGGTATGGTAAGTTTTTTCGTTTTGGATCCGATTTATCAAGCAACTACTACAGTAATGGTAGGAAAGCCAGTTAGTTATGCAGAAGGAAGTCAGCTACAAATTCAAGACCTTAACTTAAACCAAAGATTAGCTAGAACATATGGAGAGATTGTACAAAGTAGAGTAGTATCAGAAGAGGTTATTTTTCAATTAGGCTTAGATATTACTCCAGGCCAATTAAAGGAAAAAACATCTGTTAATCTAGTAAAAGATACAGAGTTTATTACTATAAGTGTAACAGACACCAATCCAGAGAAAGCAGCAAATATTGCAAATAACTTGGCAGAGGTATTCAAAAAGCAAGTTATGGATATGATGAGAGTAGATAATGTACAAGTATTAGACGATGCTGTAGTACCTACATCTCCAATTAAGCCAAACAAAATTATGAATATGGCAATTGCAGGAGTACTTGGAATGATGGTAAGTTTATTTATTGTATTTTTATTAGAATATATGGATAATACAATAAAATCTCCTGAAGATATTTCAAGACACTTAGGATTAAATGTAATTGGAACTATACCAATGATGGAAGATGAGCAGTAA
- a CDS encoding S-layer homology domain-containing protein, whose amino-acid sequence MKKKISIILVLVMVLSMFSAFAFADTTEAAVALDDPAVHNFVNKMRGNIDKLKLKDLLTLKSAANKLKDKNAIVSDILSLIRASEFDSKLKEFGINNDSEEVLLNQARNIKSQINIEYLITNALEGANFDNNRKIADLKVGSSGSAKTVGELANETANILLRDTGINNVYNALDPVDGKSKAKISIAIANLIIDNTTMSMNSPYTITLNKSKILNGINDILKESFNVNTEFELKDINALEVLIKDIMKEFTPSEKLVIARAVTAIKGENPYPNPGGDNGEEPGNGGGDNGEGPGSGSGDNGEGPGSGSGGGGGGGGGSTSPQPEDTKVDSPKVKDGEIVVELGKDSVEVKTGAEGQSVVAIKSESIKAAVEILAEAGKKSQTAKLVVAIKLDDVKTADMEVSISADAMTKLVENKVELRIESEALTYIVPANALANALKDAPKGSYVEFVLSVVEEGKAKDLIKDNFAKKIAKTLEMQLVIKDNTGKIIKTINNFDNKIKISIAIEAKDGNPDLLGVFYINEKTGALEFVGGKIKDNKISMSTDHYGKFAVVEYDKSFSDIENHWSKDYVKSMVAKHVIDGFVEENLYKPEDKLTRAQFAKLIVETLELDMVTSKGEFTDVKSSHWAKDYIATVKALNIVGGYDNGTFKPDQSITRAEMAVVLTNSLELKTNANTSSLNQFKDVDKVPAWAVEYIVPVAQEKLLVGSDGVLNPLGNVTRAEAATIIYRVYNR is encoded by the coding sequence ATGAAAAAGAAAATATCGATTATTTTAGTATTAGTAATGGTTTTATCTATGTTTAGTGCGTTTGCATTTGCAGATACTACTGAGGCAGCTGTAGCTTTAGATGACCCGGCAGTACATAACTTTGTTAATAAAATGAGAGGAAATATTGACAAGCTTAAGCTAAAGGATTTATTAACTTTAAAAAGTGCTGCTAATAAACTAAAAGACAAAAATGCAATTGTAAGCGATATTTTAAGCTTAATAAGAGCATCTGAATTTGATTCTAAGTTAAAAGAATTTGGTATTAATAATGACAGTGAAGAGGTATTATTAAACCAAGCTAGAAATATCAAGTCACAAATTAACATAGAGTACTTGATTACTAATGCATTGGAAGGAGCTAATTTTGATAATAATAGAAAGATAGCAGACTTAAAGGTAGGATCTTCTGGATCTGCTAAAACAGTTGGAGAATTAGCTAACGAAACTGCTAATATTTTATTAAGAGATACAGGTATTAATAATGTATACAATGCGTTAGATCCTGTAGATGGAAAATCTAAAGCAAAAATATCAATAGCGATAGCTAACTTAATTATTGACAATACAACTATGTCAATGAATTCACCATATACTATTACTTTAAACAAATCGAAGATTCTAAATGGCATTAATGACATTCTTAAAGAAAGTTTTAATGTAAACACCGAATTTGAGTTAAAAGATATAAATGCATTGGAAGTATTAATCAAAGATATTATGAAAGAATTCACACCTTCTGAAAAGCTTGTTATAGCTAGAGCCGTTACTGCAATTAAAGGTGAAAATCCATATCCAAACCCTGGCGGAGATAATGGGGAAGAGCCAGGAAACGGAGGAGGAGATAATGGAGAAGGACCAGGAAGCGGAAGCGGAGATAATGGAGAAGGACCAGGAAGCGGAAGCGGAGGCGGAGGTGGAGGTGGAGGAGGAAGTACATCCCCTCAACCAGAAGATACTAAAGTAGATTCACCTAAAGTAAAAGATGGAGAAATAGTAGTAGAATTAGGTAAGGACTCAGTAGAGGTTAAAACAGGAGCTGAAGGTCAGTCAGTTGTAGCTATTAAATCTGAAAGCATTAAAGCTGCTGTAGAAATCTTAGCAGAGGCAGGTAAGAAAAGTCAAACAGCTAAACTAGTAGTGGCAATTAAGCTTGACGATGTAAAAACAGCTGACATGGAAGTATCTATATCAGCTGATGCCATGACAAAGCTTGTTGAAAATAAAGTAGAGTTAAGAATTGAATCAGAAGCATTAACATATATAGTGCCTGCAAATGCATTAGCAAATGCGTTAAAGGATGCACCAAAGGGTAGCTATGTAGAGTTTGTGTTATCAGTAGTAGAAGAAGGAAAAGCTAAAGACTTAATTAAAGATAATTTTGCTAAGAAGATAGCAAAGACTCTTGAAATGCAATTAGTAATAAAAGATAATACAGGTAAAATTATTAAAACAATTAATAATTTTGATAACAAAATAAAAATATCTATTGCAATCGAAGCAAAAGACGGAAACCCGGATTTATTAGGAGTATTCTATATTAACGAGAAAACAGGTGCATTAGAGTTTGTTGGCGGAAAAATTAAAGATAACAAAATTTCTATGAGCACAGACCACTATGGTAAGTTTGCCGTAGTAGAGTACGATAAGAGTTTTAGTGATATTGAAAACCACTGGTCTAAAGACTATGTTAAATCAATGGTAGCTAAGCATGTAATAGATGGATTTGTTGAAGAAAACCTTTACAAGCCAGAAGATAAGTTAACTAGAGCACAATTTGCTAAGCTTATTGTAGAAACTTTAGAGCTGGACATGGTTACATCTAAAGGAGAATTTACAGATGTAAAATCTAGTCACTGGGCAAAAGACTATATTGCAACAGTAAAAGCATTAAATATTGTTGGTGGATATGATAATGGTACATTCAAACCGGATCAATCTATTACAAGAGCTGAAATGGCAGTAGTGTTAACTAATTCTTTAGAACTGAAGACAAATGCAAACACATCATCTTTAAATCAATTTAAGGATGTAGATAAAGTACCAGCATGGGCCGTAGAATATATAGTGCCAGTAGCCCAAGAAAAACTATTAGTAGGTAGTGATGGAGTATTAAATCCATTAGGAAATGTAACAAGAGCAGAAGCTGCTACTATTATCTATAGAGTTTATAATAGATAA
- a CDS encoding rod shape-determining protein — protein sequence MLGFGADIGIDLGTASVLVFIKGKGIVLQEPAVVAIDKNNNQVLAVGEEARRMLGRTPGNIVAIRPLKDGVISDYDVTERMLKYFIQKTIGKKLFFKPKIIVCVPSGVTEVEKRAVIDATNEAGARTTYLIEEPIAAAIGAGLDIAQPNGHMVVDIGGGTTDIAVISLGGIVVSTSIKVAGDRFDEAITRYMRKRHNIMIGERTAEDIKINVGGAYPRTQQVFMDVKGRNLVSGLPVNIKVSSEEILEALEEAVATIADAVHSVLEKTPPELASDIANQGIVMTGGGALLWGFNKLIEKRTGIPVYIAEEAVSCVAKGTGSALDSLEMLARSQSAKNSYK from the coding sequence ATGTTGGGTTTTGGTGCGGATATTGGTATAGATCTGGGTACCGCAAGTGTTTTGGTATTTATAAAAGGAAAGGGGATTGTTTTACAGGAGCCTGCTGTAGTGGCAATTGATAAAAATAATAATCAGGTGCTAGCTGTAGGAGAGGAAGCACGCAGGATGCTAGGTAGAACACCTGGTAACATAGTTGCTATTAGACCTTTAAAGGATGGGGTTATTTCAGACTATGATGTAACAGAGAGAATGTTAAAATACTTTATTCAGAAAACAATTGGTAAAAAGTTATTTTTTAAACCTAAGATTATTGTATGTGTTCCTAGCGGAGTTACAGAGGTTGAAAAGAGAGCTGTTATTGATGCTACCAACGAAGCAGGTGCAAGAACAACTTATTTAATAGAAGAACCAATTGCAGCTGCTATAGGAGCTGGTCTAGATATTGCACAACCAAATGGACATATGGTAGTAGATATAGGTGGTGGAACTACTGATATTGCGGTTATATCATTAGGCGGAATAGTTGTAAGTACTTCTATTAAAGTAGCAGGAGATAGATTTGACGAAGCAATTACCCGTTATATGAGAAAACGCCATAATATTATGATTGGTGAAAGAACCGCTGAAGATATTAAGATTAATGTTGGTGGAGCATATCCTCGTACACAACAAGTTTTTATGGATGTAAAAGGAAGAAACCTTGTTTCTGGCCTTCCTGTCAATATAAAAGTAAGCAGTGAAGAAATTTTAGAAGCATTAGAAGAAGCTGTAGCTACTATTGCCGATGCCGTACATAGTGTATTAGAAAAAACTCCACCAGAACTAGCTTCGGACATTGCTAACCAAGGTATTGTTATGACTGGTGGTGGTGCCCTTTTATGGGGATTTAATAAACTTATAGAAAAGAGAACTGGTATTCCAGTGTATATTGCGGAAGAGGCAGTTTCCTGTGTTGCCAAGGGAACAGGTAGTGCTTTAGATTCTTTAGAAATGTTGGCAAGAAGTCAAAGTGCTAAAAATAGTTATAAGTAG